The Fusarium fujikuroi IMI 58289 draft genome, chromosome FFUJ_chr05 DNA segment aaaagattgTAGAAGTCAAAGTTTAGAGTTGCACATCGTTATTGAGCAGGCGAACTTCTTCACCTGGTTTGAAGGGAGGAAGGCCAATATAAGGACATCCGTCACAACGGAAAGCGTCGCCAAGAGAACAGTTGCCGCATGAGCCGACCTTACCTTGCACGGTGAAGTCGATCTCAGCTAGGTCGTCCGTTGCCAGCTTAATGCTCTCGAGTTTCTTGTCAGCGGTTGCGCGTTTGTCGGCGTCTTCGGCAGCAAGACGTTCGGCCAAACCACATGTGCAGTCCTTGCAGGCCCGACGACGTTTGCCAGCCTTGGGTTGACATTCGGCAGCTAGTATGTTGTCAGGATCGCATTCGACTATGAAAGCACTTGCAGGGTTACCTACGGATACTGATAGGTCTCGCGAGATCCGCTTCAGTCATGAGAGTATCCTCATCAATTAGATCGTCGTCCTCAAGGTCGTCTTCAAGATCGATGAAGCCGACGCCGGCAGGGACCGCTGGTTTCGGTTTCGCCTCAGTAGGCTTCCTCTTCAGGTTCAGAGGAACAGAGCCATCTGCGAGAGGACCGGGCTGGGATTTCTTCTTGCCAAACTTCAGAGTAATGGCTCCGTCATTCTCACCGTAATCGGGTTTCTCAAAACCACCCCGCGATGATATCAACCCGGCCAAAACCGCTTCCTTTGACAAAGTGGACTCCTCCAGGCTGTTGCCATCTTGAGACTGTAGGCGACCGCTAGGCTTGAGGGACTCGGCGAGAGGACCAAGGACAGTTCGGTTCATTAAGGCGAGGGATTCGCCCAGCATAGAAGAGGCATCGGATAGGACCAAGACGAGGTCGTAGGTGGAAGGAGGTAATGTGACCAATCCCAAGGAGAGGCGGTCAAGCATCTGAAGATCTGTGAAGGAGCGATCATAATCGGCGAGGACAGATGTGAGGGCGTCGGAATTGGAGGCAAGAGAAGGAGGTGCCAAAAGAAGGGTTCGCTTGGGTGGCGAGGATTGGACAGACTTCGTGACAGGCATGACGAAGTCGTCACTGGGATCGATCATGAGGGTCGCGGGCGCCATGGCGAGTGAATAGACAGCAGAAAGGCAAAATCAACGAGGTAGATGGGAACAAGAAGTAGGGTAAGATTGAGGGACAGGCCGTTTTTAAGATCTTCAAGGTGATGTTAGACCCAGACTTTTTGACTCGGCGGTCGCTGGTATCTGGATTAGTCAAACAAGGGTAGTACCATGCACAGCCAATATGAACTGTGCAACATGCCCTAGCATACGAGGGGTTGTACCGTGTGGGCTGACTATCAGATGAACGGTACTGCATCTGGTATCAGAGTTGCGGGGTCATTTTTCTGCTTTTCCACGGCGGGGGggcttttggcttcttcgaaGGGCCCTAATTCCGACTGCGGAGACGCCGAGTACTTTCTGCCGAATTAAAATGTTACTATGAGAGAGAGCCCATCATATTGGGAATGGCTTTGCAATCACGCAGTCACAATCAGTTGTCGCTGATAAGTTGATAACGAAGTAACCTCTAAGAATTGGTGTTTGGTGTTTCCGTTTGCATTTCCCGGAGATGCAAGAAATTTGTGGTCTTTGGATGGCTAAGAGTTACCTGTCAAACCATACGACTTGGCCTTATCCCTGTTGGTTTCgagctcttcttttcttccgcACTTCAATTTAGGTACCTGAACTGTCCTGAGCAATGGGTACGGCACCTTAGGTAGCTGACATATGATCATTGGTAATCCGAGCCAGGTGGGGGGAGACAACGGCGGCTCGGAACCACCTACCGTAGATATTGCAGTACGGGTCGGGAACGGGCGGTGGGCGATGTCGGACCAATCCCGAACAGTACGATTGCTGTTT contains these protein-coding regions:
- a CDS encoding probable Fe-S cluster assembly protein DRE2 — translated: MAPATLMIDPSDDFVMPVTKSVQSSPPKRTLLLAPPSLASNSDALTSVLADYDRSFTDLQMLDRLSLGLVTLPPSTYDLVLVLSDASSMLGESLALMNRTVLGPLAESLKPSGRLQSQDGNSLEESTLSKEAVLAGLISSRGGFEKPDYGENDGAITLKFGKKKSQPGPLADGSVPLNLKRKPTEAKPKPAVPAGVGFIDLEDDLEDDDLIDEDTLMTEADLARPISIPAECQPKAGKRRRACKDCTCGLAERLAAEDADKRATADKKLESIKLATDDLAEIDFTVQGKVGSCGNCSLGDAFRCDGCPYIGLPPFKPGEEVRLLNNDVQL